A region of the Dreissena polymorpha isolate Duluth1 chromosome 6, UMN_Dpol_1.0, whole genome shotgun sequence genome:
gtaaaacTTACGTAAATTATTACACTTTACGTGTTACATTTAAGTAGACGATGTGAGATATAATTTGTCTGAAACAGGCTTACACTTTTTTAGCTTTTACACGTCTTTTAATTGACTCTTTATAATACTTTCTTACCTAAGTGGACGCTTTCGTAACCTGCATTGTCCGCTTGCCGACGTTTCTGGTTAGACCTAGTATACAACATATAGAACGTTGTGGTTTATTAAAATTGCTGCACGTTTGAAATAAGTTCATCAACACAGGTGGTGTTAATTGATCGTTAGAGGTAAATGGTGTGAAATTGGTGACAGTAATTATTCGTGAAAGTACAACAAATCTTTCGGCTCGAAATGCATATTGAATATATGAACAGTTTATATGATATATTTGGGTACTAATGTATTGAATTGTGTTGCGTTATTTTAATCCATTCATGAATTATAGTTTTAAATAGTACTCGCATTTTTATTCGCTTACCTAGCTGGACCCAACTCATCGTATTGCttgtctgaaataaaaataagCTTTAAACACATAACAATACTACTATTAGACTAAATAGCATATGAGTCATAATTTTACTGTATAACTTAATGCTTTACATATTCCTTAGTAATGTGTTATCAAAACAAATGATACAATGCAATTCGTTAATGTCAACAAATATATTTGCAATGCCTTACCGCCATCgatactttcatattttttatctTCAGATCTTTCCTTCTCTATGTCTGACCTGCACAATATGTCGGTATTGAATATGTAATTAATGCCTTGGTTTTGAAAGTATGCAATACTATAACTTTGTCAGGaaacaatgtgtttgtttaattaatgTATTGATACTCTTATTATAAACACACCGCAAATATCTAAAAGAACATAAGAGCAATGTGATGATGATTACAACTAACAAACAACACAACTTTTAATCAGAATAGTATACAGAACACATAACAATAAATATGAATACACAATCCATTTTATTGTCACTATTTGTCAGacgataataaaataaataaaatgataagcATTCTCACTTTGGTCGCACCAAATCAGCGTAATCTCCGCCTTTGTCTTGTTCATCTGGAAATGCAATTCGTTCTGGGAGATtggggcatattgcatgtgcgttaagcgtcgtcccagataagcgtatgcagtctgcacaggcttatgtgagacgacactttcatcctaaactggattttgtttagaagatacatttttaaatgaaaaggCCCATAAAAACGGAAAAGCTAGCAGGGActatattttacacacatgcatgcagTCCGGTTTCGACACAACGCAGTTCATATAATTCGCTGATAAATCAACACATGTGTTTTTTATATCGACACAACAATGTCTCCTGTTATAAGAATACATTTATGCAGAGTATTCTTGTGTTTAGTATTTCTACTCGAGACTCTAAACGGTGCAACATCGATAATTCTCTATGAGTACCAAAGTGTATGCTTGAACCTACTCCGTGATCCAGAATTACGTAAAAAAACTTTATAAAATCCACAAACCAAACCATTATATGCCTATAATTCACATTTAACGCGTCAATCTACCGACCTTTATTTGCCATATTGATTCGAAGTCGCCACACAACTATAGCAGCGATAACACATCCAACGACCACCCCGCCCACCACGGCACCAACTAGTATAATTGtagatgatgttgatggtgaggCTGAAATagaaatcatgaaaatgaaaagtaTTACGATATGTGCGTTCATTAAAATTATTACAGCATTTGTGTCAATTGCATAATACTTATTGTCATGTATAGGGTTATTATAATTGTGTTTTCTAAGTtggatttatttaaaacaaaatcatcatTATAAGTACGGAAATATATAAGCTTGCAAAGTTAATCTCCAATAACGTGATGCCGATTGTACGAACGTCTCATGGACTATCGTCGCATTTGTTGTCGTTCTTTTTGGAACCATAACCCGCTATTTAACATAAATGGATATACCATGTTTTCtgaagttttgtttaaaatgtagaATATTGTATTCATTAAACACTTTGATCTCAGCTCACCTTTATTATCCTGTAGTGTTAGAGCGGTAACTATACTTGTTTCCCCCGATTTACCGACTATATTTTCAGCAAACATCTTCAATTCATAGTTAGTTCTCGGGATCAAATCTTCGACAGTGTAAGACGTCTGTAAGGTCGGAGGAACGCGCTTGTCTGTCCAGTTTGGAATCAGTGCCGCCCTGTATCTGATTACAAACCATGGGTTTGCTCCGCCAGTATCACCTGGTATCCACTCGACAGTAAGTGAATTGTGTGTGATGGAACCGTCTTTTATACGGAATGACGTTGGCTTATCGGGCTTTGCTGATTAAACATTAATCATTAAGGAAGTTTAGGTAACGTGTAAAATAGCTTTTGGAGCTGTCTAAACTTAATAGATTTGAATTAACTGTGGATTGTATGACTAGATTtgaaaatatgttgttaatttacAAGTTTATATGATACTACTAGATGTTCCGTTGTAACTCACTTAATATATCTGTTAGGGATGTACACACATATAGACACAGTTTAAATCGAGTATGATGGTGAAAGATTCCACaacattttaataacaaaaagcTACCTCGCAAGTGAATATAAAACACTTCCGTTGTAGATCCGAGTATGTTGGCTACTTTCACCTGATATTGACTGAAGTCATTGATATCCAAATAATTAATTGTCAAGTTAGTTTGCATTGTATCAGCAGAAACGCTGATTTGGTACTTGGTCTCTTCGGACAGCGCCGCCCATCTATCGCCTACACGCTTTGACCAAGTGATGTCTGACACGTTGGGTTTCGGATAAGCCTTGAATGTGAAGGTGAGAACAACCGAGTCACTGGGAGCCTTATAAAGTGTCGTAATCGGAGGTGATAACGGCGATGATCTTGGCGAaccttaaaaaaaacaattttatcgcGTGGTATATACTATTTAATGGCACAACATATGACTGAAAATTAAACagacaataacaaaacaactaaataataaaatcataaatttaaTGAGGTAGGCTAATCTTTTAGAAAAATCTTACACGTACATTTTACTAAGACATTTATCGCGTGTTCTTCTAACGCCGAAGTATGAATGTTATGTGCTTGGCATTTATAGATTCCCACATCATACTCGCATCCGACGGGGTGCGTAGGGAATGTGACTACGTAGCCAAGTTTCTCCGCAAGAATTATTTCACCGCCAGCAGTTGTATTTACAATGTTAATTATAGGAGCTGGGTTACCATCTGCCTCACAAACGAATATTACAGATGTGTACTGATCGACAAGTATGTCATTTGTTGAAGAGTTTGCGTGAAATGTCTGTATGCGTGCTCCGTCTgaaaatatcagtgtaagaaacaCAGTAATAAActgttatcaaaaataaataactaaaaaacaATTAATGATTGCTACATGTTGTCGTTCATTACTTAAATCCGACAATCCcagtaaatatgtttgttttatcgATATCTTAACATTTGTATAGTCATGCAATTGCCATGAATATTAAAGATAAGAgataaaaatacttatatagaaGCGTACATTGTACATTTAGGTAGAATTGCGATTCACCGTATCCTTGTGTGGAAACATTTCCTGATGGCTGCATGGTGTTGCTcgctatacatttgtaaataCCTTCATCAGTTCTCGCTACATTATTGATTACGAGTACTTGCTCTGAGCCTACGGTAGTGTAATTCTTAATTCGAAGCCAAGTAAAGTTGTTGGCAACAGGATTACCCACACTAGATAAATTGCATCGTACGGTGAATGTTGCGTTCATCACTGTGGATCGATTTTGAAAACGCTGAACTGTTGGAGGGTCTGTAAAACAGGTCGATTATGACATCGAAACAACAATACGTAACAAAAATATTGTGTCAAAACGAGATCGTTgtgatttatatatgtttttgtctgtattacaCTATATTTTATTACACGTTTCtgcttttttgttcttttttttgcataattttatcGTTGATTATAAGTTACAAGTATGCTCGATTGATAAAACAGATTAAAGAACAATTGTACGATAATTGCTTTCTCCGGGAATCACAATATATCAGACATGATAATAACGTAAGGTAATTaccaacaaaacacaaaaacagTTTAGATTAGCCTTACATAAGACGGTGATGAACAGTGTTTTCGTAATAGATTTTTCGCTTATTCCAAAATAAGTTTCGTTGATCGTGTTAGATGCTTGGCATGTCCATTTTTCATCTTGTTGTATATTAGTGATTCTGAGAGTAGAGGAGTTAGTTTGTTTCCCTATCCAGGACACCATAGCCGGAGGATGAGCGTCACTTTCACATACGATGCTAATGCTAGAACCTCTCAGCACACTGATAGAATTATCAGTTGGAGATGCTTCTGAAGTGTCGTTAATTGCGAATGTTATTGAGGCATGGTCTGAAAGAAGGAATTCTGTTCACATTAACGACACAAGAACGAATCTTGCTAGAACCATCATAAATAGCCTAGTAAAACTTGTGAACACACAGCATCTCGCTATGAAACTGTATGAATATGAGCTTCTATGAACATACAATCCACTACTCACGTATCAACCATTTAATTTATTGTGTGATAACTGATTTTATCTGGGATATGCATGTTCTTGGTTCAAACCAATTAAAAACAACAGTAATaactaaaataaattttattcaaCTTACATAGCACGTTCAACTGTGTTGTTTTTACCGATGAACTTGTCTGCGCTGTCGTGTTGCCATTTAATGCATAAAATGTATTGATGGCAAAACATGAAACGTTTTCACCTGTGAAAGTACGGTTAACCTGAAAAGCAAATATCGTCCCGTTTGTTACTCCTTGCGCGTGCATCCACTGGTATGCCGGAAGTGGGTAACCGGAAGTTGAACATTCGAACTCAACGTGTCTCTTTTCTAGTAAAGTAACCTGGTCAGACAATTCCGTACGGTTCAATGAGATTTTAGGCTCGAAAACAGCGACTGAAATGAATAAACACAATCGTTcacaatttagaaacaagataacaggtatatgttatattaatatGCAGAGAATGTATATGACATTAAATATATGGCATATTTTATCTTCTAAcgatatacataattatatatcgtTCTTTGTGCTTCGGATCCGGTTTGTAATATACATGCAACGGATGTAGAAAACGATTGGAATTACTTCccacattttatgttttgatgtgTAAAATATATCAAGCATTATatacaaaaaacattatttaagaaGGCAAATTAACTAAGTATAGATGCAGATGTGAAGATTAATAGTAACTTACATTGAACATACAGTTCTGTCTCTGTATACATAGTACGGTTAGTATGTTCGTATAGCTGGTTGGCAATACAGGACAATTTACGTCTAGCATGTGTCTTTGGGATAAAGCTCAACTTGCTTGTCGCAACGTAATTGTTGTATGCATATGTGGACATATTTGTGATATTGACGTTATCTTCAAACCAATGAATGGTTGAAGCCGGTTTGCTCATAGAAGTGATACATAAGTAGATCGATGTCACATTGTGTACCGGGTAGGTAATCATAGTGTTGGGGAAAAGAGTAACCGATTGCAGTGGTACTGtaatgcacaaataaaacaaatgtatgtacACGAACAGGCAAACACATACAATAGTGACTATCAAACTATAGAGGGAGTCATAACCTTATCCTTACTTTTAAATGAGCTTTCTTTCTTTAAGTTTGTTAGATACAATTGATATATTCGCTAATCAGTGGAAcatttttgtcaaaatacaaCCAATCTTCTACGGATTAGTTTTGACAATACTTGCTTCTAAAACGGTAACTAATTGTGTTAAATACAAACGAACAGTTGAGTTTCTTCTATTGTTTCATACTTTGTGTAAGCCATTTTCCAGGATCGTTTTAGATAATacgtttttaaaatgtatatttgcatctgataaacaaacataattaagtaGAATCAGGTATACCATGATAAATTATATTCTACAGGTAATGTACAACTTAACAAAGATACACCACACGAATACAAAAACTGCACATTTATGACACATTTTTCTTTCTgaatacaaacatatatgtcATACTTATCAGATCGAAGGTCAAAAACGTCACTTGTTGCTGCGGCGGTGAATTTGTGTTCGTTGTTCCGTCAAGGGATACAAACGTGTTGTTAGCCAGACAGGACACTTGCCCTTTTACAAAACTACTGTTAAATTGCAAGAGAAGCTCTGCCCCTTCTTTGTCACCCCAAGGGAAGACCCAGTGGTAAGACGGCGGGGGATATCCGCTAGCTTCACATTTAAAATCGACCGATGTTCCTTCTAATATGGTAACGCTATCAGAAACGGCGCTGTTGTTTACTTTGATTAAGGGTTTCGAAACGGGGTCTTCAAAGAAAGGAAAATCAAAACTTAAGCTGcgaaatgtaaacaaatcaaCACATTGTAATAAATCATTTTATCATCAGATCATCATAAACCACGTAAATTAAACATTATCATACCGAGTCCTATTTCAGCATtgtttaataacatttatttactAGAAATGTAGTTTTCTGGAAATTCAATAGTGTTTTACATTTTATCATTTCCACAATATCAACAATGTTATGTGCAATAATAAGGTTCATGTTTGACTTTTCtaataaatattgtacattttaCGAGTTTAATCATCAACCGCTCTgcatttacataattatgttatgtttGAAAGAAGTAATGCTCAATTCTCCTTTAATACAGCCCATACTCATTACACGCTTAATGGCCATTCacttttgtaaacaatttatagGCGCATTTAGGGAGAATCCTCGTCCGCCTGATTTAAACTGATCGTACAAAACGCACAAACCGTGTGTTctatacaataaaataactttataatgtttgtacaCTTAAGCAATAATTTATATTTCCAAAAACACGCATACGTACATGAATAGTgtacataaatatgtacattaaaaCTTGAAATTAACTTTTTATCGTAAACACGAGTGTTAACGATTTTGGTTAAAACAAATCTTAACTGTATTGCAAAACCTATCACATCGACATTTTACATTTCTTAAGCACTTAAGCTAATAGGTCAACACTTTCATTAACCCGGAATAAGATTCTAAGAAACACATTTTGTAAAGTGGGTTAAATTTATTAACAACTCAAATACTGCATGGCagcgaaattgaaaaaaaaactcgtGTGGTGTTTTGAAAACACGCTGCCCATACAGCTGAGCAATCTACAAACACAATCAAAACAAAACGATAGTACTTACACTGTATGTTAAGTATAGAAGTATTACTCAACTCTATATGGGTAGTTTTGTACAGGTATTTAGCAATACATGTTAAATTCCTTGTGTTTTCCGCGTTCGGCGTAAATATCAAAATACTAGACGTGACATCAGAGCTGTAGACATAGTTGGCGTTTTTCGTGATGTTGTGTCCGTTTTCAAACCAGTCAATACTCGCCCCAGGCCGACTCTTAGAAGTGATACACGTGAAGTTCGAAGAAACATTCAAAGCTGGGTACAATACGGGTTGCGGTGGAAATAGACTAACATACGTTAGCGGTACTGGAAATAAAACCATCAGGTTGTATATTGGCTTACTTATTGTCACTAAATCTGATTAATCAATCATAATTTAAAATACTATTGTTTATGTAAGATATTGCTAACACATATATATCCACTAATACTGCGTCTTTTGATGGGGTCGTACTTTCATTTGTTTTGCGTGTGAAAAGTCTTGTCAACTATTGACATAAGAAACACGCCCATATTTGTACTGACGAATACgaatacaataatatttatatcTGATCCGAGTcttttaattaatgtttgttaAGCCCTTCTTGTATAAGAACTCCAATGTGTTGTGTATTAATGATACAACGGAAGATAGGTTATCTGTTATTTTTTTGGTTGAACGTGTACTGTGGGATAGTTATACTACCCTAACGAAGTAAATAGGGAAATAATAGAAGAAAGTGGAGAGAAAAGAAAGAAAGTGGAATATTAGAAAAGGAATTGTGGATGAAAAGTTCTGATTTTGCATGGGAACGTTTATGGCAATCAATGTTATTAAGAACATTCTCGAGAAGTGTTACTTTAACATTCACCCATACGGCATTTACGACTCATCTGCTAGTTCGACATATACAAGAACAATCCTGAGATCGAGATTGTAGAACAATGCTGGCTTACAATACCACCTAACACCGCGTGTCTTAGCAAGTTTTCTACAGAGGCATGGTTAAAACAAACTATATAGAGGACCCGTAATGGGATGCTACacacttaaagggactgtcaaccacgacgacgtaaaaaagaaaagttgtaaaatacagcatttttttttaaattgttagtttatattgattaaaataatacgACTGGTATATTTTATTGCTTGAtaaaagttgtaaagttttcatattttcagtatatttggtagttaattttactgggtatgtccaCCAGGTAACtatcagttaactataaataacgcccgTAGAtggatcatcatcgtcacgtggtaaacccaggcatgcaaattgtgcatgcgttgtgaattgtatatatctaatgtagaaaatgatcaatctgcttgcgttatttatagtgtgtatatcgttatgtcacctattttcacgatgtactttcgatttcccAGCGCGAAATTTTATCACCAAATATATTGAagatatgaactttttttcaagtaatgtaatataccagtcgtgatattttaatcaatataaactaataattgtgaaTAAATACGGAAGTTttcaacttttcttttttcgtcattcgtggttgacagttccTTTAAAAGTAAATGTGGTTACCGagcaaaaatatgttttgatagaTAAGTTTACAAAATCATGTGACCCCCTGGATGAGGACAGTTTTGACCCTATCGGTatgatttaaaaaacatatatagaGGGCAACAATCAAATATTAATCACCTTAGCCTGGTGATTTCAGATGAAAAGATGTTTAAAGCTATTGTGTTGGATGTTAGCCCCCGAGCGTTGCCACTGTTTAATACATCGACATAATGTAACACAACGTTGCAAATGACTACTAAGCACTGTTACCACATATAACAACCTTGTGGTTTCCGAGCAGTTATTTCACCTAtcgtttatattaataaaaatgcagACAAAGAACGTCTTAGCTGAAAGGGGGAATACTTTTGTAATTTTAACGTAGGATGATGCAAATAACACACGAAAAACTTCATATCATAAGAGTAATGCACGCACCTTTGAATGTTGCATAATGAAAAGTGAAGAGAAAAAGTATTTGTCTACGGACAGACAACCAGACAAACAAACAGCTGTAGGACAAACGTCTATGCCAATTCCACTGTACCCCTCGTTACTTCGTAGGGTAGTATTACTATCCCACAGTTAACGTAAAACCAGGAAAATAACAGATGACTTACCTTCCGTGGTATCATTAAATGCGATTGCTTTAAtagcaaacaaaaacataaaatatgattaaGCCGGGTTTCCATGAAATTTGCTATTAGGGTTTAATAACACGCCGGGTACGTGACACACGATAACAACTGTTTATTACGAAGCCGAAATAATGAGCGGGTTATTTATTAATACCTGCCAGAATGCTTTCGATATCACTTTATTAAGAAACAGTACCTAAAATGTAATGGGGTTTGTCGTTATTCTGcttaaatattgtgtttgtttaactGATCTCCTCGTTACCTATTTAAGTATTATATAAACAGGCATACATAAAATTAACGTTAGTGTCCGTCGTATCGCTGATTAACAAGAAAATCGAGAAAATGACGTTACTAGAGTAGTGTCAGTTCATGTTTGCTCAATAACAGAAGCTATTTTCTTCGGCGAATGAGAAAACATTTCAGACCATGTAAATAAAACGACGGAATTGAACGCAGTTGGAAGCGGAACAAAATTGTACCGGTGCTTACGTTGCACGTTCAACTTTTGTTCCGAGATCGCGAATCAAGTAAGCCAGGTTAACAGCTATTATTTTGTAAATCGTGTGTAAAGTACTTAGGTTATTCATGTCGAATAAATGAAGTTTGTAAAAGCGATTACATAATACGGTTACACTTTACTGGAAAGCATTTATACAAAACAATCATTCAAATACATATTGAGATCGTACCCGCATGCTATAGTTAATTCAATGGactgattttaataaaaatgtcgcTTTTGTATAAGCTTAAACAACCgtccatattttattaaatcaatt
Encoded here:
- the LOC127833281 gene encoding hemicentin-1-like isoform X2, with translation MDAFVALFIGVLCVTKAANAQLQLTGGDAFINTRVQLECTLPNSSAIVTWHVANKGFNETVAVIQEYSNGKCSQSQNSYITCTCNITLFACATNTVKMSDDEQRWRCSASIAGTTMYSNTHIISVLIPLTYVSLFPPQPVLYPALNVSSNFTCITSKSRPGASIDWFENGHNITKNANYVYSSDVTSSILIFTPNAENTRNLTCIAKYLYKTTHIELSNTSILNIQYPVSKPLIKVNNSAVSDSVTILEGTSVDFKCEASGYPPPSYHWVFPWGDKEGAELLLQFNSSFVKGQVSCLANNTFVSLDGTTNTNSPPQQQVTFLTFDLIIPLQSVTLFPNTMITYPVHNVTSIYLCITSMSKPASTIHWFEDNVNITNMSTYAYNNYVATSKLSFIPKTHARRKLSCIANQLYEHTNRTMYTETELYVQFAVFEPKISLNRTELSDQVTLLEKRHVEFECSTSGYPLPAYQWMHAQGVTNGTIFAFQVNRTFTGENVSCFAINTFYALNGNTTAQTSSSVKTTQLNVLYHASITFAINDTSEASPTDNSISVLRGSSISIVCESDAHPPAMVSWIGKQTNSSTLRITNIQQDEKWTCQASNTINETYFGISEKSITKTLFITVLYPPTVQRFQNRSTVMNATFTVRCNLSSVGNPVANNFTWLRIKNYTTVGSEQVLVINNVARTDEGIYKCIASNTMQPSGNVSTQGYGESQFYLNVQYGARIQTFHANSSTNDILVDQYTSVIFVCEADGNPAPIINIVNTTAGGEIILAEKLGYVVTFPTHPVGCEYDVGIYKCQAHNIHTSALEEHAINVLVKCSPRSSPLSPPITTLYKAPSDSVVLTFTFKAYPKPNVSDITWSKRVGDRWAALSEETKYQISVSADTMQTNLTINYLDINDFSQYQVKVANILGSTTEVFYIHLRAKPDKPTSFRIKDGSITHNSLTVEWIPGDTGGANPWFVIRYRAALIPNWTDKRVPPTLQTSYTVEDLIPRTNYELKMFAENIVGKSGETSIVTALTLQDNKASPSTSSTIILVGAVVGGVVVGCVIAAIVVWRLRINMANKDEQDKGGDYADLVRPKSDIEKERSEDKKYESIDGDKQYDELGPARSNQKRRQADNAGYESVHLENNDSGSYVTLTEKAAHVPEYSTVVKRTVLASQSNAAFEKNDESPVHKKEFLSDCKEYFNLKLT
- the LOC127833281 gene encoding hemicentin-1-like isoform X1, which gives rise to MDAFVALFIGVLCVTKAANAQLQLTGGDAFINTRVQLECTLPNSSAIVTWHVANKGFNETVAVIQEYSNGKCSQSQNSYITCTCNITLFACATNTVKMSDDEQRWRCSASIAGTTMYSNTHIISVLIPLTYVSLFPPQPVLYPALNVSSNFTCITSKSRPGASIDWFENGHNITKNANYVYSSDVTSSILIFTPNAENTRNLTCIAKYLYKTTHIELSNTSILNIQYPVSKPLIKVNNSAVSDSVTILEGTSVDFKCEASGYPPPSYHWVFPWGDKEGAELLLQFNSSFVKGQVSCLANNTFVSLDGTTNTNSPPQQQVTFLTFDLIIPLQSVTLFPNTMITYPVHNVTSIYLCITSMSKPASTIHWFEDNVNITNMSTYAYNNYVATSKLSFIPKTHARRKLSCIANQLYEHTNRTMYTETELYVQFAVFEPKISLNRTELSDQVTLLEKRHVEFECSTSGYPLPAYQWMHAQGVTNGTIFAFQVNRTFTGENVSCFAINTFYALNGNTTAQTSSSVKTTQLNVLYHASITFAINDTSEASPTDNSISVLRGSSISIVCESDAHPPAMVSWIGKQTNSSTLRITNIQQDEKWTCQASNTINETYFGISEKSITKTLFITVLYPPTVQRFQNRSTVMNATFTVRCNLSSVGNPVANNFTWLRIKNYTTVGSEQVLVINNVARTDEGIYKCIASNTMQPSGNVSTQGYGESQFYLNVQYGARIQTFHANSSTNDILVDQYTSVIFVCEADGNPAPIINIVNTTAGGEIILAEKLGYVVTFPTHPVGCEYDVGIYKCQAHNIHTSALEEHAINVLVKCSPRSSPLSPPITTLYKAPSDSVVLTFTFKAYPKPNVSDITWSKRVGDRWAALSEETKYQISVSADTMQTNLTINYLDINDFSQYQVKVANILGSTTEVFYIHLRAKPDKPTSFRIKDGSITHNSLTVEWIPGDTGGANPWFVIRYRAALIPNWTDKRVPPTLQTSYTVEDLIPRTNYELKMFAENIVGKSGETSIVTALTLQDNKASPSTSSTIILVGAVVGGVVVGCVIAAIVVWRLRINMANKERIAFPDEQDKGGDYADLVRPKSDIEKERSEDKKYESIDGDKQYDELGPARSNQKRRQADNAGYESVHLENNDSGSYVTLTEKAAHVPEYSTVVKRTVLASQSNAAFEKNDESPVHKKEFLSDCKEYFNLKLT